TGCGGATGGGGCGTACCTGAAGCAATGGGCGAAATCACAGCTTCAAACAAAGTTTTGGCTAATGAATATGGAAGGATTCTTCTCAGTTACATACATGAAGAAGAAGGCAGGCCTGAAAATTATCTAGAATTCACGTTGCTACTTCGCGGAGCTATATGGGGCGTTGCCAGGTTGGCTCAGGACAGACCTGATATTGTTGAACCCGCGACCGATGATCTGATCAAATTTCTTAATAGTAGTGACCAAGTGCTTATTGGTATTGGTTGCTGGGCTCTTGGGGGACTTAAGGCGGAACGTGCTGCTGGGCCACTTAAAGCTCTCACAACCAACGACTCTACTATTGATATTTACAAGGACCGACTGCTGCAATCCGTGACAGTTGGACAATTGGCGCAGGAGGCCCTCGGGAAAATTTCCGGGGAATTATTGTAAATCTAGAACAAGGAGAGGAATGATGGATGTTGTAATGCTGTCAAGGCTTCAATTTGCCATGGCAACTATGTTCCACTTCATTTTCGTGCCCCTCACTCTAGGACTTTCCGTGATGGTCGCCATCATGGAAACCTACTATGTGCGCACCGGAAAAGAAATTTATCTCAGAATGACTAAATTCTGGGGAAAACTGTTTGTTATCAACTTCGTGCTCGGGATCGTAACCGGGTTAACCCTTGAATTTCAGTTCGGAACCAACTGGTCCCGGTACTCGATGTATGTTGGTGATATATTCGGTTCACTGCTCGCTATTGAAGCTACAGTGGCCTTTTTTATGGAATCAACATTTATTGCGGCATGGATTTTTGGCTGGAAAAAACTTTCCGCGAAAATGCATTGTGCCTGTATATGGATTGTTGCAATTGCATCAAATATTTCAGCGATTTGGATCATTCTTGCCAACGGCTGGATGCAGAATCCAGTTGGTTATGTAATCCGTAACGGACGCGCAGAACTTGATGATTTCGCCACAGTACTTTCTAACCCGTTCGGATGGTCACAGTTCCTTCATAACGGATTCGCAGCATTCATTGTTGCCGGATTCTTCCTTATGGGAATCAGTGCTTACCATCTTCTTCGCAAGAACGAAGTTGAATTCTTCACCAAGTCCTTCAAAATGGGCATGGTCTGTGCTTTCATTTTCTCTCTGGCAGTTGCCATGCATGGTCACGGACACGCACAGATGGTAGCTGAAAAGCA
This window of the Maridesulfovibrio frigidus DSM 17176 genome carries:
- a CDS encoding DVU0298 family protein; protein product: MAVGRQIKKAVMTAFADEDWEQKFSDLMEIHPMQTLIAPLFSSLCAPSIIVRWHGISSFGQVMNRLFQEDASKARIVMRRIMWMLNEESGGCGWGVPEAMGEITASNKVLANEYGRILLSYIHEEEGRPENYLEFTLLLRGAIWGVARLAQDRPDIVEPATDDLIKFLNSSDQVLIGIGCWALGGLKAERAAGPLKALTTNDSTIDIYKDRLLQSVTVGQLAQEALGKISGELL
- a CDS encoding cytochrome ubiquinol oxidase subunit I; amino-acid sequence: MDVVMLSRLQFAMATMFHFIFVPLTLGLSVMVAIMETYYVRTGKEIYLRMTKFWGKLFVINFVLGIVTGLTLEFQFGTNWSRYSMYVGDIFGSLLAIEATVAFFMESTFIAAWIFGWKKLSAKMHCACIWIVAIASNISAIWIILANGWMQNPVGYVIRNGRAELDDFATVLSNPFGWSQFLHNGFAAFIVAGFFLMGISAYHLLRKNEVEFFTKSFKMGMVCAFIFSLAVAMHGHGHAQMVAEKQPEKLAAMEALWETTDSAPMYLLSIPDEKNEKNSVEMFGIPGGLSFLAFGSFDAPVKGLKEWPKEDRPPVMVTFLAFRAMVGLGTLFPILCIWAWKKRDNLVENRLLLRVMLYAIPLPYIAIWAGWAVTEVGRQPWIVYGMMKTSDAVSPIVTSQVAFSLIGLTLLYTMLGCCELFLLTKFARKGPEPKKA